From the Cryptomeria japonica chromosome 2, Sugi_1.0, whole genome shotgun sequence genome, one window contains:
- the LOC131051758 gene encoding heavy metal-associated isoprenylated plant protein 39 — protein sequence MAAKKIVLKLAIEDESSKKKALKQVAGVHGVDSVAVDMKENKITVIGDVDPVCLASKLRKFGFTDLLSVGPAKEEKKEGEKKEQKKPQGDAKKENKTEPPKVEVVYVPMSYNYRPYEYTIVRDEYRNSCVIC from the exons ATGGCAGCGAAG AAAATAGTGCTCAAATTGGCCATTGAGGACGAGAGCAGCAAGAAAAAGGCCCTCAAGCAGGTTGCAGGTGTCCATG GGGTGGATTCTGTGGCTGTGGACATGAAGGAAAACAAGATCACCGTGATAGGGGATGTAGATCCCGTCTGTTTGGCCTCTAAACTCAGAAAATTTGGTTTCACTGATTTGCTGAGCGTCGGACCTGCGAAAGAGGAGAAGAAGGAGGGTGAGAAGAAAGAGCAGAAGAAACCTCAAGGCGATGCAAAGAAGGAGAACAAAACAGAACCTCCAAAAGTTGAAGTTGTGTATGTGCCCATGAGCTACAATTACAGACCATATGAATACACTATTGTGAGAGATGAATATCGTAATTCTTGCGTGATCTGTTGA